The Thamnophis elegans isolate rThaEle1 chromosome Z, rThaEle1.pri, whole genome shotgun sequence genome contains a region encoding:
- the LOC116522450 gene encoding olfactory receptor 2D3-like, with protein sequence MEAENVTVVSKFVLVGLTNDRKTQIWLFVVILTFYLFTLAGNFVIIILVQADSRLHTPMYFFLTHFSGLEICYVSSTVPQMLAHLFSGNGTISFMRCTTQMYIALSLGSTEGLLLGVMAYDRYLAICHPFIYMVAMDKWHQLQLTIASWVGGFLLSVMNVGCTLRLPFCGPNQINHFFCELPVVLKLACADTYATENIIFGAAVLILLVPLSVILTSYGLILSTVLQMQSAAGRSKAFSTCASHLAVVTLFYGTVISMYMRPRSSTTPDSDKKIAVFYIVVTPLLNPVIYTLRNKDVHGALAKMLNTKH encoded by the coding sequence ATGGAGGCTGAAAACGTCACAGTGGTCTCAAAATTTGTCTTAGTAGGACTCACTAATGACCGTAAGACCCAGATTTGGCTTTTTGTGGTCATCCTCACTTTCTATCTATTTACGCTTGCGGGAAACTTTGTGATCATCATACTGGTGCAAGCTGATTCCAGGCTTCACACACCAATGTATTTCTTCTTGACTCACTTCTCAGGCCTGGAGATCTGTTATGTCTCCAGCACTGTGCCCCAGATGTTGGCTCACCTCTTCTCTGGAAATGGAACCATTTCCTTCATGCGTTGCACAACTCAGATGTACATTGCTTTATCCTTAGGTAGCACGGAAGGACTTCTCCTGGGGGTCATGGCCTACGATCGCTATTTGGCCATCTGTCATCCTTTCATTTATATGGTTGCCATGGACAAGTGGCATCAATTGCAACTCACCATAGCTTCGTGGGTTGGgggcttcctcctctctgtgatgAATGTGGGCTGTACACTACGCCTCCCCTTCTGTGGCCCCAACCAAATCAACCATTTCTTCTGCGAGCTGCCAGTGGTGTTAAAACTTGCCTGTGCTGACACCTATGCTACTGAGAACATAATTTTTGGGGCAGCGGTTCTGATCCTGTTGGTTCCTCTTTCGGTTATCCTGACTTCCTATGGGCTCATTCTATCCACTGTATTACAGATGCAGTCAGCAGCTGGACGAAGCAAAGCCTTTTCCACTTGTGCTTCCCATTTGGCAGTGGTCACCCTATTCTATGGCACTGTCATATCTATGTATATGAGACCTCGGTCGAGCACAACTCCAGACAGCGACAAGAAAATTGCTGTCTTCTACATTGTAGTCACACCTCTGCTCAACCCTGTTATCTATACACTGAGAAACAAGGATGTTCATGGGGCACTGGCCAAGATGCTAAATACAAAACACTAA